A genome region from Crossiella equi includes the following:
- a CDS encoding diguanylate cyclase, protein MDVNSRPEGDRRWLVYLLIGLTFVGIYFLIPTDDSGRIARFVVYCLITSSAAVVALWGVRRNRPRPALPWLLIALGQVVYAVADISFYVAHYVLRDHSYPNVADIFYLGHYPLVVAGLVLLIRMRTPGRDTPGILDAAVLSVSAGMMSWLYLIGPRAQQDSPLLVKAASLAYPMMDLAMLAVALRLIMGGGRRPAAFWLLSTNLIALFAADSIYVLQQLDGTYAAGNFLDAIWLVSNLALGAAALNPTMAQLGDRSEQDTDTGPSLVRMAVLSAAALLAPVVLFVQSSHDDMSGVPVIAVACALLFGLTIARLAGLVATQRRLAITDMLTGLYTRRFFEAHLPLEIARAKRGEGHLAVFIVDVDHFKSINDRYGHPAGDSVLVEIAQRLRGTARAGDVVARYGGEEFALLVPDAAPSELPAIAERLRHCVASSPITVGADSWIAVTVSVGTASYPMHGEEPSALVAVADRALYAAKEQGRDRIVVGRIPESAPGRVADHTAMVDYLRHVADEVDAQLAGQEHSRAISRWAREVAEEMSLGPEAAHQAGLGGRLHDIGKIVLPTEVLTKPGRLDEAEWALMRQHPDHGYRLAAMVPDFTSIAEIIRQHHERYDGTGYPRGLAGDAIRVEARIVAVCDAWAAMLSDRPYQRSLGEKHAVAELRACSGSQFDPAVVDAFLKLQKRGAVGTLRAIRPATRQSRNQKARKA, encoded by the coding sequence ATGGATGTGAACAGCCGCCCGGAGGGTGACCGCCGGTGGCTGGTCTACCTGCTCATCGGGCTCACCTTCGTCGGGATCTACTTCCTGATCCCCACCGACGACTCCGGGCGCATCGCCCGGTTCGTCGTCTACTGCCTCATCACGTCCTCGGCCGCGGTCGTCGCCCTGTGGGGAGTGCGGCGCAACCGCCCCCGCCCGGCACTCCCGTGGCTGCTCATCGCACTCGGCCAGGTCGTCTACGCGGTCGCCGACATCAGCTTCTACGTCGCCCACTACGTGCTGCGCGACCACAGCTACCCGAATGTCGCCGACATCTTCTACCTCGGCCACTACCCGCTGGTCGTGGCCGGGCTGGTCCTGCTCATCCGCATGCGCACCCCTGGCCGCGACACCCCGGGCATCCTGGACGCGGCGGTGCTGTCGGTGTCGGCGGGCATGATGTCCTGGCTGTACCTGATCGGCCCGCGCGCCCAGCAGGACTCACCGCTGCTGGTCAAGGCCGCCTCGCTGGCCTACCCGATGATGGACCTGGCCATGCTCGCGGTGGCCCTCCGCCTGATCATGGGTGGCGGACGGCGCCCGGCCGCGTTCTGGCTGCTGTCCACCAACCTCATCGCGCTCTTCGCCGCCGACTCCATCTACGTGCTCCAGCAGCTGGACGGCACCTACGCGGCGGGCAACTTCCTCGACGCCATCTGGCTGGTGTCCAACCTGGCGCTGGGCGCGGCCGCCCTCAACCCGACCATGGCCCAGCTCGGCGACCGGTCCGAACAGGACACCGACACCGGGCCCAGCCTGGTGCGCATGGCCGTGCTGTCCGCGGCCGCGCTGCTCGCGCCGGTGGTGCTGTTCGTGCAGTCCAGCCACGACGACATGAGCGGCGTGCCGGTGATCGCGGTGGCCTGCGCGCTGCTGTTCGGGCTGACCATCGCGCGTCTGGCCGGGCTGGTCGCCACGCAGCGGCGGCTGGCCATCACCGACATGCTCACCGGCCTGTACACGCGCCGCTTCTTCGAGGCGCACCTGCCGCTGGAGATCGCGCGGGCCAAGCGCGGCGAGGGGCACCTGGCGGTGTTCATCGTCGACGTCGACCACTTCAAGTCCATCAACGACCGCTACGGCCACCCGGCCGGGGACAGCGTGCTGGTGGAGATCGCCCAGCGCCTGCGCGGCACCGCCCGCGCCGGGGACGTGGTGGCCCGCTACGGCGGCGAGGAGTTCGCGCTGCTGGTCCCGGACGCCGCGCCCAGCGAGCTGCCCGCGATCGCCGAGCGGCTGCGCCACTGCGTGGCCTCCAGCCCGATCACGGTCGGCGCCGACTCCTGGATCGCGGTCACGGTCTCGGTCGGCACCGCGAGCTACCCGATGCACGGCGAGGAGCCCTCCGCCCTGGTCGCGGTGGCCGACCGCGCGCTGTACGCGGCCAAGGAGCAGGGCCGGGACCGCATCGTGGTGGGCCGCATCCCGGAGTCCGCGCCGGGCCGGGTCGCCGACCACACCGCCATGGTCGACTACCTGCGGCACGTGGCCGACGAGGTGGACGCCCAGCTCGCGGGCCAGGAGCACAGCCGGGCGATCAGCCGCTGGGCGCGCGAGGTCGCCGAGGAGATGAGCCTGGGCCCGGAGGCGGCCCACCAGGCGGGCCTGGGCGGCCGCCTGCACGACATCGGCAAGATCGTGCTGCCCACCGAGGTGCTCACCAAACCGGGCCGCCTGGACGAGGCCGAGTGGGCACTGATGCGCCAGCACCCCGACCACGGCTACCGCCTGGCGGCCATGGTCCCGGACTTCACCTCGATCGCCGAGATCATCCGCCAGCACCACGAACGCTACGACGGCACGGGCTATCCGCGGGGCCTGGCCGGTGACGCCATCCGCGTCGAGGCCCGCATCGTGGCCGTCTGCGACGCCTGGGCGGCGATGCTGTCCGACCGCCCGTACCAGCGCAGTCTGGGCGAGAAGCACGCGGTCGCGGAGCTGCGCGCGTGCAGCGGCTCGCAGTTCGACCCGGCGGTGGTGGACGCGTTCCTGAAGCTCCAGAAGCGCGGGGCGGTGGGCACGCTGCGCGCGATCCGCCCGGCCACCCGGCAGTCCCGGAACCAGAAGGCCCGCAAGGCCTAG
- a CDS encoding pyridoxine/pyridoxamine 5'-phosphate oxidase, protein MDDVLSPRYLRALPSLAGPLPGFDPDRAPADPDALFARWLAEAVAAGVVEPHAMTLSTVDPSGRPSARVLILKYLDAGHWAFASGAGSRKGKELANTPWAALTFYWPALGRQVRVRGRVETASARESAADFLARSAGARGGGLLGYQSQPLHDLAERDRALDEATARASADPDLVAREWTVFRLAADEVEFWQGEEDRRHLRLSYTRAEGGWTRQLLWP, encoded by the coding sequence GTGGACGACGTGCTCTCCCCGCGCTACCTGCGCGCCCTGCCCTCGCTGGCGGGCCCGCTGCCGGGCTTCGACCCGGACCGGGCCCCCGCCGACCCGGACGCGCTGTTCGCGCGCTGGCTGGCCGAGGCGGTGGCCGCGGGTGTGGTCGAACCGCACGCCATGACGCTGTCCACGGTCGACCCCTCGGGGCGGCCGTCGGCCCGGGTGCTGATCCTGAAGTACCTGGACGCCGGGCACTGGGCCTTCGCCTCCGGCGCGGGCAGCCGCAAGGGCAAGGAGCTGGCCAACACGCCGTGGGCGGCGCTGACCTTCTACTGGCCCGCGCTGGGCAGGCAGGTCCGGGTGCGCGGCCGCGTGGAGACCGCCTCCGCGCGGGAGAGCGCGGCCGACTTCCTGGCCCGCTCGGCCGGTGCGCGCGGTGGCGGCCTGCTGGGGTACCAGAGCCAGCCGTTGCACGACCTGGCCGAACGCGACCGGGCTCTGGACGAGGCGACCGCCCGCGCGAGCGCCGACCCGGACCTGGTGGCGCGGGAGTGGACGGTCTTCCGGCTGGCGGCCGACGAGGTGGAGTTCTGGCAGGGCGAGGAGGACCGCCGCCACCTGCGGCTCAGCTACACCCGGGCCGAGGGCGGCTGGACCCGCCAGCTGCTGTGGCCCTGA
- a CDS encoding transcriptional regulator encodes MVSTAQQTLAELREALGHAEGENRLVPRIAEGAAPVSVLAAFAGEQYRVISSDWRSLLHLAARAEAPAAKQYFSTLAAGEGIALERVVHLAEAAGMDEAALREYQPMPGCQAYPAYQAWLALNGDITSVILALNVNFGAWGEYCGRVSAGLGDHYGFDERGRGFFDFFAEPAPQLLELALEAVQAGLERGESTHAAAGYGRLLQAYELSFWNTLDGLG; translated from the coding sequence ATGGTTTCCACCGCGCAGCAGACGCTGGCCGAACTCCGCGAGGCGCTGGGGCACGCCGAGGGCGAGAACCGCCTCGTGCCCCGCATCGCCGAGGGAGCGGCCCCCGTCTCGGTGCTCGCCGCGTTCGCCGGGGAGCAGTACCGGGTCATCAGCAGTGACTGGCGCAGCCTCCTGCACCTGGCGGCGCGCGCTGAGGCACCGGCGGCGAAGCAGTACTTCTCGACCCTGGCCGCGGGCGAGGGGATCGCGCTGGAGCGCGTGGTGCACCTGGCGGAGGCGGCCGGGATGGACGAGGCCGCGCTGCGGGAGTACCAGCCGATGCCGGGCTGCCAGGCCTACCCGGCCTACCAGGCCTGGCTCGCGCTCAACGGGGACATCACCTCGGTCATCCTGGCGCTCAACGTGAACTTCGGTGCCTGGGGCGAGTACTGCGGGCGGGTCTCGGCCGGACTCGGTGACCACTACGGCTTCGACGAGCGCGGGCGCGGCTTCTTCGACTTCTTCGCCGAACCCGCGCCGCAGCTGCTGGAGCTCGCGCTGGAGGCGGTGCAGGCCGGGCTCGAGCGCGGGGAGTCCACGCACGCCGCGGCCGGGTACGGGCGGCTGTTGCAGGCCTACGAGCTGTCCTTCTGGAACACCCTCGACGGCCTCGGCTAG
- a CDS encoding RNA polymerase subunit sigma-70 yields the protein MPEPGVRQSAEPDLLNAAQQDDQVAFGQLVAPHRAALFGYCYRLLGSTQDAEDAVQDTLLNAWRGIAGFEGRASVRTWLHRIATNLCRDRVAARPRRILTFDYGPPARPDVRIGERVLDPIWLEPCPDPAGQYERRESLELAFLLALQHLPATQRAVLVLREVLAFTAAETADVLDTTVPSVNSALQRARRTLAEHTGEPSQQQELATLPDRGAHLLTAFLDALHRADVDALVDLLTEDVRFTMPPMPFWFDGRADVITFLVDVVAKESWRRVPVHANGQLAFAAYLDRGEGHRLVAVDVLTVRAGRIRGITGFLDKATHGVFGLPPAT from the coding sequence ATGCCGGAACCAGGCGTGCGCCAGTCAGCCGAACCCGACCTGCTGAATGCCGCGCAACAGGACGACCAGGTCGCTTTCGGACAGCTCGTCGCGCCCCACCGCGCGGCCCTGTTCGGCTACTGCTACCGCCTGCTGGGCTCCACCCAGGACGCCGAGGACGCGGTGCAGGACACGTTGCTCAACGCCTGGCGCGGCATCGCGGGCTTCGAGGGCCGGGCCTCGGTGCGCACCTGGCTGCACCGCATCGCCACGAACCTGTGCCGCGACCGCGTCGCCGCCCGCCCGCGCCGCATCCTCACCTTCGACTACGGCCCCCCGGCACGCCCGGACGTCCGGATCGGCGAACGCGTCCTGGACCCGATCTGGCTGGAGCCCTGCCCGGACCCGGCCGGGCAGTACGAGCGCCGCGAGTCCCTGGAACTGGCGTTCCTGCTTGCGCTGCAACACCTCCCGGCCACCCAGCGGGCCGTCCTGGTGCTGCGCGAGGTGCTGGCCTTCACCGCTGCCGAGACCGCCGACGTCCTGGACACCACGGTCCCCTCGGTCAACAGCGCCCTGCAACGCGCCCGCCGCACCCTGGCCGAACACACGGGAGAGCCTTCCCAGCAACAGGAACTGGCCACCCTCCCCGACCGGGGCGCCCACCTGCTGACGGCCTTCCTGGACGCCCTGCACCGTGCCGACGTCGACGCCCTGGTCGACCTGCTCACCGAGGACGTCCGCTTCACCATGCCGCCCATGCCCTTCTGGTTCGACGGCCGCGCGGACGTCATCACCTTCCTGGTCGACGTGGTGGCGAAGGAGTCCTGGCGCCGCGTCCCCGTGCACGCCAACGGCCAACTGGCCTTCGCCGCCTACCTGGACCGCGGCGAAGGCCACCGGCTGGTCGCGGTGGACGTGCTCACCGTGCGGGCCGGACGGATCCGCGGCATCACCGGTTTCCTGGACAAGGCCACGCACGGGGTGTTCGGCCTGCCGCCCGCTACCTGA
- a CDS encoding TIGR02680 family protein yields the protein MTVTELPRHRAPEPGRQPRWVPTRAGILNVWRYYDEVFEFHHGRLLLRGENGTGKSKALELLLPFLFDANLRANRLSTFGTSERTMHWNLMGDGASGTTRVGYTWLEFHLPGEPGTWFCCGVRLAATTHTTGVHADYFTTELRIGEPDGLLLVNDSGAPLTKPALEAALGERGTVHANATDYRAAVRAALFPGLPEQRYDALITALLQLRTPKLSQRLDPALLSTLLSRALPPLGQGEVADLAEGFERLDRHRERLAGLDAEVEAARQLAQRQRTYARRVLRAAAAALTSATAELDRLSAAARASAEEHDQVVLTKQETETLVETLEGQEEETGAQIQGLVDSDEYKEGRELDRLRQAVAKARERAADLVKDAAVQRGHADEDTESHTRATEAAAGRELVADSQAAETRQAATRAGLGAVHEELAALLVTEPETARRLFRAAVRGRLEQIEAVRAALAKHGHAVGRREQAEQDLEHSRTERAAAKSDQGTAEQGYAVEMERFAGELREWALACRELRPTGLSAFVEDEARLLRHVADLAAPVEAELLREDLLAEAGQREVGARRDGLVAELAQVEGEQDLPPEAPATRTTDRTALAGAPLWRLVRFVDGVPEGTQAAVEAALQAAGLLDAWVGATGVVAGHDVFAEPDAVSPAPAGSLLAVLEPEPDSPVAAEVVTRLLGGIAFAERLPAAHPAAIGADGSWRLATAWGSWGKPHVAHIGAAARAQARQRRAVLLRTEIGKTDLELAALAKRRDVVEARRAALRDERAACPPHDRVRTAKEVLDRAELAVVTADGVVRRRLEALADREREVGAAQRELSAAAVEHGVPAESEGLDKLGQAVKRFEEQAQLWLEAHRDLVTARATAEALARQAARSEAIAAKREAEATAAKGELRARESRLTAVESTVGVGYQEVLAELATARERLTAISGNLRRARAEVSSLAEQLGALGQRRSSDVAARDEAASTRDVAARRFRHLCASTLPEDSELPDLAHFQGLLAASEGVRAALDTARLVVQAWPTLPHAPANLGDAAHRLSESVHECRTALSARADLDLETDEDVQLLTAVVDGVRVGAAELLTVLRADAEQSRDDITERERQLFDQTLTGDTRRHLAARIRAAGELVDAMNARLERVRTASKVAVQLVWQVAADLPPGTRTARDLLLKDPVHLTEADRESLHRFFRERIEQARADDTATSWEQQLAQVFDYTAWHQFVVKVDRANGAGWQLLTRKLHGALSGGEKAIALHLPLFAAVAAHYQAVPSAPRIILLDEVFVGVDSNNRGQVFALLSALDLDLMLTSDHEWCTYAELSGVAIHQLITGGDDAVTTARFVWTGADLVAEE from the coding sequence GTGACCGTGACCGAACTGCCCCGGCACCGGGCCCCGGAGCCCGGTCGGCAGCCACGCTGGGTACCGACCCGGGCGGGCATCCTCAACGTCTGGCGCTACTACGACGAGGTGTTCGAGTTCCACCACGGCAGGCTGCTGTTGCGCGGGGAGAACGGGACCGGCAAGTCCAAGGCACTGGAACTGCTGCTGCCCTTCCTGTTCGACGCGAACCTGCGCGCCAACCGGCTGTCCACCTTCGGTACCAGCGAACGAACCATGCACTGGAACCTCATGGGGGACGGGGCCTCCGGCACCACCCGGGTCGGCTACACCTGGCTGGAGTTCCACCTGCCGGGGGAGCCGGGCACGTGGTTCTGCTGCGGGGTGCGGCTGGCGGCCACCACGCACACCACCGGGGTGCACGCCGACTACTTCACCACCGAGCTCCGCATCGGCGAGCCGGACGGTCTGCTGCTGGTCAACGACTCGGGTGCGCCGCTGACCAAGCCCGCACTGGAGGCCGCTCTCGGTGAGCGCGGAACGGTGCACGCGAACGCCACCGACTACCGCGCCGCCGTGCGCGCCGCGCTCTTCCCCGGATTGCCAGAACAGCGCTACGACGCGCTGATCACCGCACTGCTCCAGCTGCGCACGCCCAAGCTGTCCCAACGGCTGGACCCGGCGCTGCTGTCCACACTGCTCTCCCGAGCCCTGCCACCGCTGGGCCAGGGCGAGGTCGCCGACCTGGCCGAGGGGTTCGAACGGCTGGACCGGCACCGGGAACGGCTGGCCGGTCTGGACGCGGAGGTCGAAGCGGCCCGCCAGCTCGCACAGCGGCAGCGGACCTACGCCCGCCGGGTGCTGCGCGCGGCGGCGGCCGCGCTGACCTCGGCCACCGCCGAGCTGGACCGGCTCTCCGCCGCCGCGCGAGCCTCGGCCGAGGAACACGACCAGGTCGTGCTGACCAAGCAGGAGACGGAAACCCTGGTCGAGACCCTGGAGGGGCAGGAGGAGGAGACCGGGGCACAGATCCAAGGGCTGGTCGACAGCGATGAGTACAAGGAAGGCCGCGAGCTGGACCGGCTGAGGCAGGCCGTGGCCAAGGCCCGTGAACGTGCCGCAGATCTCGTCAAGGACGCGGCCGTACAACGCGGCCACGCCGACGAGGACACGGAGTCCCACACGAGGGCCACCGAGGCAGCGGCCGGGCGAGAGCTTGTGGCGGACTCCCAAGCGGCGGAGACCCGGCAGGCCGCGACCAGGGCCGGGTTGGGCGCCGTGCACGAGGAACTGGCCGCCCTGCTGGTCACCGAACCGGAGACGGCCCGGAGGCTGTTCCGCGCGGCGGTCCGGGGGCGACTCGAACAGATCGAGGCGGTGCGGGCGGCCCTGGCCAAGCACGGCCACGCGGTGGGGCGGCGCGAGCAGGCCGAGCAGGACCTGGAGCACTCCCGCACCGAACGCGCCGCCGCGAAGTCGGACCAGGGTACCGCCGAGCAGGGCTACGCGGTGGAAATGGAACGGTTCGCCGGCGAGCTGCGCGAGTGGGCGCTGGCCTGCCGGGAACTGCGGCCCACCGGCCTCAGCGCGTTCGTCGAGGACGAGGCCCGGCTGCTGCGGCACGTGGCGGACCTCGCCGCGCCGGTGGAGGCCGAACTGCTCCGCGAGGACCTGCTCGCTGAGGCCGGGCAGCGTGAGGTGGGAGCCCGGCGAGACGGGCTCGTGGCGGAGCTGGCGCAGGTCGAGGGGGAGCAGGACCTGCCGCCCGAAGCACCGGCCACCCGGACCACCGACCGCACGGCCCTGGCCGGTGCGCCGCTGTGGCGACTGGTGCGCTTCGTCGACGGGGTACCGGAAGGCACGCAGGCCGCCGTGGAGGCCGCTTTGCAGGCCGCCGGTCTGCTGGATGCCTGGGTGGGCGCGACCGGCGTGGTGGCCGGGCACGACGTCTTCGCCGAACCGGACGCCGTCTCACCTGCCCCGGCTGGCTCGCTGCTGGCCGTGCTGGAGCCGGAGCCGGACAGCCCGGTGGCCGCCGAGGTGGTGACCCGGTTGCTCGGCGGTATCGCCTTCGCCGAGCGGCTACCCGCCGCGCACCCGGCAGCGATCGGTGCGGACGGCAGCTGGCGGCTGGCCACGGCATGGGGCAGCTGGGGCAAACCGCACGTCGCCCACATCGGTGCGGCGGCTCGGGCCCAGGCCAGGCAGCGCCGCGCCGTGCTGCTCCGCACCGAGATCGGGAAAACCGATCTCGAACTGGCCGCGTTGGCCAAGCGCCGGGACGTGGTCGAGGCCCGCCGGGCGGCGTTGCGGGACGAGCGTGCGGCCTGCCCGCCCCACGACCGCGTACGAACCGCCAAGGAGGTGCTGGATCGCGCCGAACTGGCGGTGGTCACCGCGGACGGCGTGGTACGCAGACGCCTCGAGGCGCTGGCCGACCGGGAGCGGGAGGTCGGCGCGGCCCAGCGGGAGCTGAGCGCCGCCGCCGTCGAACACGGGGTGCCCGCGGAGAGCGAGGGGCTGGACAAGCTCGGCCAGGCCGTGAAGCGGTTCGAGGAGCAGGCACAGCTGTGGCTTGAGGCCCACCGCGACCTGGTCACCGCACGGGCCACCGCCGAGGCGCTGGCCCGCCAGGCGGCACGGTCCGAGGCGATCGCGGCCAAACGGGAAGCGGAGGCGACAGCTGCCAAGGGAGAACTGCGTGCCCGCGAGTCGCGACTGACCGCCGTGGAGAGCACGGTCGGTGTCGGATACCAGGAGGTGCTCGCGGAACTGGCCACGGCTCGCGAGCGCCTGACCGCGATCTCCGGGAACCTCCGCAGGGCACGGGCCGAGGTGAGCTCCCTCGCCGAACAGCTCGGTGCGCTCGGACAACGGCGGAGCTCCGACGTCGCGGCCCGGGACGAGGCGGCCAGCACCCGGGACGTCGCGGCGCGCCGGTTCCGGCACCTGTGCGCGAGCACCTTGCCCGAGGACAGCGAGCTCCCCGATCTCGCCCACTTCCAGGGGTTGTTGGCCGCCTCCGAGGGCGTGCGGGCCGCACTGGACACCGCTCGCCTGGTCGTGCAGGCGTGGCCCACGCTGCCGCACGCACCGGCCAACCTCGGTGACGCGGCGCACCGGTTGTCGGAGTCCGTGCACGAGTGCCGCACCGCGCTGAGCGCCCGTGCGGACCTCGACCTGGAAACGGACGAGGACGTCCAGCTGCTGACCGCGGTGGTGGACGGAGTCCGGGTGGGCGCGGCCGAACTGCTGACCGTGCTGCGCGCCGACGCCGAGCAGAGCCGAGACGACATCACCGAGCGGGAACGGCAGCTGTTCGACCAGACCCTGACCGGCGACACCAGGCGGCACCTCGCCGCCCGCATCCGGGCCGCGGGTGAGCTGGTGGACGCGATGAACGCGCGCCTGGAACGGGTGCGCACCGCGTCGAAGGTGGCGGTGCAGCTCGTCTGGCAGGTGGCCGCCGATCTCCCACCCGGGACCAGGACAGCGAGGGACCTGCTGCTCAAGGACCCGGTGCACCTGACCGAGGCGGACCGGGAGTCCCTGCACCGGTTCTTCCGCGAGCGCATCGAGCAGGCACGTGCGGACGACACGGCGACCAGCTGGGAGCAGCAGCTCGCCCAGGTCTTCGACTACACCGCCTGGCACCAGTTCGTGGTGAAGGTGGACCGGGCCAACGGCGCGGGCTGGCAGCTGCTCACCAGGAAGCTGCACGGTGCGCTCTCCGGTGGCGAGAAGGCGATCGCCCTGCACCTCCCCCTGTTCGCCGCGGTGGCCGCCCACTACCAGGCCGTGCCGTCCGCGCCCCGGATCATCCTGCTCGACGAGGTGTTCGTCGGCGTGGACAGCAACAACCGGGGCCAGGTCTTCGCCCTGTTGTCCGCATTGGACCTCGACCTGATGCTCACGTCGGATCACGAGTGGTGCACCTACGCGGAACTCAGCGGGGTGGCGATCCACCAGCTCATCACCGGCGGCGACGACGCGGTCACCACGGCCCGCTTCGTCTGGACCGGCGCGGATCTGGTGGCGGAGGAGTAG
- a CDS encoding TIGR02678 family protein: MSNLANQLVVAEREEVARGIRVLLASPLLHERSAPESFELVRRRRDPITKWFEYYCGWSLVVEPRLGYARLAKVRVMTDASRPPRRRRSGSAPFDRRRYVLLCLAAAELLTRPVTTIGLLADQVARAAAADPVLPPFATSVREERRAFVDALRLLESLGVVEVVDGATESYVDSSEAKVLYRVDAALLMRLLAAPNGVSQLAVPVTEVPARFPELLSDLSRERRYGAASVSEVQRNLWSRHSVFRRLVDDPVVYLEDLTADERAYLQSPTGRQLLRRAAEEGGFLLEERGEGLMFVDPDGIATDSRFPDDGSTAKVAALHLLDHMAGPMLREQLEQAMRALLDSQPAWAKAYQGEGGAAGLVVDALAVLSGFGLIRVDGAVVTPLPAAARYAVTAIGTKEENR, from the coding sequence ATGAGCAACCTCGCCAACCAGCTGGTGGTCGCCGAACGCGAGGAGGTCGCGCGGGGTATCCGCGTCCTGCTGGCGAGCCCACTCCTGCACGAGCGGTCGGCGCCGGAGTCCTTCGAGCTGGTGCGCCGCCGCCGGGACCCGATCACGAAGTGGTTCGAGTACTACTGCGGCTGGTCGCTGGTGGTGGAGCCGCGGCTGGGGTACGCGCGGCTGGCCAAGGTCCGGGTGATGACCGACGCCAGCAGGCCACCGCGACGCCGCCGCTCGGGTAGCGCGCCGTTCGACCGCAGGCGCTACGTGCTGCTCTGCTTGGCTGCTGCCGAGCTGCTCACCAGGCCGGTGACCACCATCGGGCTGCTCGCCGACCAGGTCGCCCGCGCGGCCGCGGCCGATCCGGTGCTCCCGCCGTTCGCCACCTCGGTCCGGGAGGAGCGACGCGCGTTCGTGGACGCGTTGCGCCTGCTGGAATCCCTCGGTGTGGTGGAGGTCGTGGACGGCGCCACCGAGTCCTATGTGGACTCCAGTGAGGCGAAGGTGTTGTACCGGGTCGACGCGGCCCTGCTCATGCGGCTGCTCGCCGCACCCAACGGGGTGTCCCAGCTCGCCGTGCCCGTCACGGAGGTGCCCGCGCGATTTCCTGAGCTGCTGTCCGACCTGTCCAGGGAACGGCGTTACGGCGCCGCCTCGGTATCAGAGGTCCAGCGCAACCTGTGGTCGCGCCACTCGGTCTTCCGCAGACTGGTCGACGACCCGGTGGTCTACCTCGAGGACCTGACCGCCGACGAGCGCGCCTACCTCCAGTCGCCGACCGGTAGGCAGCTGCTGCGCCGGGCCGCCGAGGAAGGCGGGTTCCTGCTGGAGGAACGCGGGGAGGGACTGATGTTCGTCGACCCGGACGGCATCGCCACGGACAGCCGCTTCCCGGACGACGGCAGCACCGCGAAGGTTGCGGCCCTGCACCTGCTGGACCACATGGCCGGGCCGATGCTCCGGGAGCAGCTGGAGCAGGCCATGCGGGCGCTGCTGGACAGCCAGCCCGCGTGGGCCAAGGCCTACCAGGGCGAGGGTGGGGCGGCCGGGCTGGTCGTCGACGCGCTGGCGGTGCTGAGCGGGTTCGGGCTGATTCGGGTCGACGGTGCAGTGGTGACCCCGCTGCCCGCGGCGGCCAGGTACGCGGTGACCGCGATCGGTACCAAGGAGGAGAACCGGTGA